ATATTCTTGTCTGGAGATAAGGGTGCCACAGACACCCACTTGGTGGTTCACTGGTTCAAACAGCCATTAGCACCCCGAGCTGTTTTCACTCCAGCAGTGGAGGAATCTTCCATTAGCTCCATTTGTTACCGCCACGTCAGGTGTGCCTGGTGTGGGTGTGATGTGAATATTCTGCAGACAGAGTTCAGCCTTGACTAATGCAATACCAGCCAACCGCCAAACAAATCTGCTCCTCTCCCTTTGGAAAATTTCTGACAGGGCACATAAGCTGACTGGGCAAAATACTGTATGAGAAATAGACAAGAGAACGTATATTAATATAACATAGGATTTAAAAATAGATCCATGAGGTGTACAATACTGAGGTACAGAGAACTTAGTTAGATTACAAATGCTGTGTTCACAAAGTCATGTCATACAAGCCATTTTCTACGAAAGCAAAGTGACATCTATTGTTAACTTCTGTGTATTGCTGGGATACAAACAGGGATACAATGGGGAGGCAAAATGTGACTTTGGTAAATGAATATAGTACATAAGCCTATGACAACATAATCGCGTCAACGAGCGCTTGAGCACCATTTCCAGAGCGGCACGGTGCCAATGTGGCTGGCCACACGTGGTCTCTTTGTAGCTTTGTCAATTGTAGAGCTAGACCTATGAATTGGCTTGGGCCAGTATGTCAGACAATATTTGCTTATCACACAGTAAgcacatatatgtatgtagtACATTTATGTAATGCGTTTAGTTGACACATTAAAATCTGATCAGTTTTCCATGATACTACAtagtactactgtactacttAATACTACTATACTGTCCTTTGTacctattttcattattcatacaTTGTTtcttaaaggcagggtatgcaaCTTGTTTTGTTATAATTGTTGAAATTCTCACAACTGCCCAACAGAAAATCAAATGGTTTAACtagaagaaatgaaaaagacagGGCTGTAATAAGTCTGTGCAATCATTTCAGTCAGACTGGATGAAATGATTGAACGGCTAAAGCTAACAAGCTAGTCGGACcaagtgcagccaaaatttgAGCTGTAGCTACCAAGCACGAAGCAAACACTCACTGAAtgagtccatccatccatccattatctataccataCCGATCAGCAGATTTCAatctggaaccttcttgctgtgtgCCATTAGCACTAAAGCCCAGCCTCTGAGCTGAGTGAGCAGTCACTACAAGCTACAGGTAACATTACTGTTGTGACAGCTATTTTGCCTGTGTGACATGATTGTGATAATAGAGTTGAGTTAATAAAGCtgtgtacagaacaaacaaGATACCCCGCCACGGAGATGGTGGACGTTCTTCTCATCATTATCATCCTCCAGCAGTAGTCAGCCAGCACACCTTCATGTGCTGCGGACGAGTGGTTTTAGATGAAATCCTGTGGggatattttcagttggatactttcaaaatgtagCTACTCTTGTTACTTTCCACAGACCCTCCCTTTAATTATGCAACAGTAGCACTGAAGGACGATTcttttgtttgctgtgcattGTATATGAAGAGACTTACAATACAGTCATGACCTTCACCTTAATTATACAGgatttgaaataataaagtgAACTTAATGATtaggggaaaaaataaatcttacAGTAATTGTTAAGTGATTTCCACTCACATAATTATAGCCTGTAACAAACTGAGCCAGCCTCTTTGTTTTGCATCTGTAATAATGTCTTTTACATGGTGGATGAATAATGCAATCAACATTAAGTCAGCTACAGTTCTGTAGCTACTGCTATTAAGGCTAAAGGTTACTAATGGCAagttaagtctttttttttatttttattttttattcagcCCTGTGGAGCAATAGACTAGAATGCATCTCCTGCTGCGTTCATAATACTGCAGGCAAAAATCCAATCTATCTAATCAAAATCTATGAGTCACACGTCATTCAAAGTTTAATGCAACTGCAAATTGAgttttttacagtaaataagTGAAATAAGTGACTTTAACAGTGAATCATTGTAAAAGATGCTGTTTGAAAGTGCAGGAGAcgtattttgttattttgaaagGGGAACTCAACTTTTTCTAAACATAGTGGACAGTTCACaagtctgaaaaaaacaacccttAATGGTGTCACAGTGGTGTCAGCAGGGTTATGTCAGTTTGGGCTTGAACACTAATAATTCGTGAAAGAAACTTCATGTGAAAATCTTAGTAGTAGGTTAGTAGTAGTTGTAGGTTCAAAATGTAGGATCCAACATTTGACCCATACTAGTGACTAAAAAGTATCTCTGCCCTGATTCATCATTTTAGATAATTCTCCTTTAAATCTGGCTCTAGTGAATCTCCAAACTTCATGGAAGTGAAATAGTAAATAATCGGAATGGTTCCttaaaaaaactgctataaAGTGTAACCAGGTTCATGATATCAGCAGCCTTCTTTGATAGTGGTTCAATATGTGTGCACTTGAGGGTACCAGACTGTGGGTCCTGTGGGACCTGAGGACCATTAGGAGTCCAGGAGTCTCTCAGAGGGCGGTGGCTCTATGtagtcctctctgctgcctccagtcTACAGGaccaaatgtatttaatgtaaatatgGAGAATCTAATCTCAAAAATGCTGTAGTGCTTATATAAAGGCCCTTAACAAAAGTTTGAAAACCTGACTAGGTGGATGCACCAGATCTCAGATGAGCCTCGAACACACTGGTCACAGAACCATGTTTTCTGATTAAGATGAATGTGGGGAAGTTTGAGTGTCTCAGGTAGGAGGTTTATTGCAGTGAAGGAGATTCTCTGCATTGGTTGTATTTCTAACCTGTGTTTATCCAGGAAGATCTCACACAACTTGTCCTTTTGAAGAgcatcctttttttcccccagttcCACATGTTCAGACCTGGGATCTGCTGAGAATAACTACAGACTGATCTGTTGACCGCTGATCAGCGTCACTGGAGTAGTTTATGAATAAGGGGATTCTTTTTGCTAGCGACATTGAACTACTGGATAAAATATTAACCTCATGTTATGTGTGCAAAAGGACAATTACACTACATGCATCAGGATCTATTTTATAGGCATCATTTAGAAATTGTTGCACTTCTTTTAGTTTGCAGGCTTGGGTAGTTGAGACCAGAGGCCAGTCTTAATGCAATAACAGAAAGTTAGCTATTGGCGGAAAGCTTCCTTTGAGAGAAACATCCATCAGTGTTAGGGCAGAGTTTAGTCGCCTCGTTTCTTATTGGATGATGAGAACAACAGGTTTCAGCATGTCTTTACTTGTGCCACATGAACGTAACTACTGAAATTGTGTGGTAATGTAGAGAGGATTAACACCAACCTTGGACACTGTAACCGTCCAGGTGCTGGTTGGCAgaagcggggggggggggggggggggggcgcacaGTGGAGATGAGACAGCCGCAATGTAAACCAGAAAGACACATAATTCAGGACAGAGGGCagtcagagaaaacatgacagTGTTGTTTCATGaaatttaaagtttaattgAACAACTCTGCATAAAGTGTTTGTTCATGTATTCTTACCTGTTGAGCGGTGAAATATTTTGTAGAGACCAGGTGGCGGCAGTGTTCAAGCAAGCTGTAAACCCGCAGCACAGGGAGGAGTGCACATGTAAAATATAACGTGAGACAGTACTTTTGCACCTTTGCAGTGTGTTGACTAAACACAAGATTCATTTCTGAAGCTGTACTCCTACTGCATCTTATAATGAAATAAgaattgttttactttttttctcccaaGGGACTGGCTATAGAAAAAATAAGGAAGAGGAATCCTTACACATGTCCTGAACTCCCAGGAATTAACAATCACAACTTCCTCAATGTTTGAATCATCAGtatataaagttgttttttctcatgttcCAAATCTAACAACTGTTGTGATGCATTTATCCCAGGATCAATAACAACACCACTGCTACTGTGCCATTAAATCACTGACATGACGGTGTCATCTAGTGGTAAAACCCTGCAATCAAATGAATGGCCTGACAATAGAGACCTTTATTGTAAAATTAGGCTTTCATCACATCACAATAGGCATTTGCATGTTCAGAGTGTGTTACTGGTCGGCTGTACAATATACTGCATGTTGAAATGGAAATTTTGTGTTaacaaaacataataaaaataaaaagaaagtacTAAAACACATTCTAACCAAGACCACATTTTGTCTGCCAGGTTTCTAAACATACTGAGCACACTAACACAGATAACGTAAAAAGCGAAGACAAAATTAATTCCTTTAAAACATACATCGTTGTTcttacaaaaacatgtttttcacaactaaaaagccAGAAAAATCAACAGACCCCTACAAATCTACATCAGTAGCTGTATCAGCTAATAGAAACTACACAGAAGTTAAAAATGTTTACAAAGTTGAATATGTTTACTTGTCAGAATCATTTGTCGGCTTGACTTTAGTGAAACTACAAGTAAAATTCTGTACAATCTAAGGCACTTGTGGCAGCCATAACTTTTTATACATGAAAAGGCACGGAGCATTGCATCGGTGCACCTCTTCCCTGTTAGAAAAGTatacaaacacattcagcacTGATTTGTGATACGTTTACTGTAAATtatgcaacatttaaaaaaaaaaaaaaaaatgtttaaatcagCACAGCAAATTAAAAGTGAGATTAATATTTACAGTCCACTCTTAGAAATCAACTGGTCCTTTTTAGATGGATCAAAGCTGCATTGTTGGAGAGGTCGCTCACGTCATGATTGGTTTTACACCACCAGGCTCTCCCGACTCACTGCTCCATTCTGCAAGACAAGAGAAGTCGTGTCAACTTGACAACTGAActgggaggaaaacaaaatTCTAATTTAATCACAATTTAGGTGACTCAATCAGATTTAAgatgatattctatatttttcttattattaacAAATCCAGTGAAAAGCCCAAATTCAACCGCAGTGTTAATCCATCTctcaatattttcatttccatGTCACTCAGCTCCAACCTCATTCCTTCCTACTCAAGATggaactctttaaaaaaaaacaggtcacaaatgtgcatttgtcaaggactattttcagccacGGATTAATACACTTGAGTTGCACTGGCGATTAATCACAGGAGCAGGTCGGTGGATTTTGGAATGACTCAAACTAAACTGCAGAGCAGATGTTCATGAGAGCGGAGGAACATGTCAGCCGcagcaacagtgtggctcagtgACATGCATTTGATAGTTTTAGGACAatgacacagaggaataagctTTATAAAGCTTTGGCTGCAGGCAGTTTTCATTAGTGAGACAAATTCAccgtttttgttttctcatgggatttgttgacgacagtgaaaacagaatatcaccagaccTATCCTTTAATCTTACATCTGAAGAGAGGCTTCCCCGTGGTCTCTCCCATCACAAACGTCATGACAAACGTATTATCATAATAATCgcaaatgtttctatttttcttaaaaatgtcttgGGGCCTAAacttaaagcagcagtgaggaaCACTGAGAAGAGAGTGGACTTAGCCTCAGGTTTTGAAAGATTAAAGCTTGAGGTTAAATCAATGAGGTTATTGATAAAGATCAGATCTACTTGTGTTGTTACAGTTTCTATGAAAATTACCAAGTATTGCTTTAAAGGACAGGTTCACAGTTTCTGAGGTCTATCTAAACACAAAGTCAGGTGCCAACATGAGCACTGAAACAGGTTTTAACTGCTGTATTCACTCCTGCTGTTCACACTGGCCATAAGAAcctttttttcacagttttgctGTGACTCACCTTGCGGAGGTTGCTTTTCTTTGAAGATGACAGACTTTCATCATCACTGTAAGGTGGTGGTAGAGGAGGCGGGTAGTCATCACGGCGACCAGGGTATCCAGAGGGCGGGTTCTGAGGAAGTGGTGGGGGTCCACGTGGTGCCCTCCCCCGATCTGAGCGGTCACTCTCGCTGTTCAGTCGCTCACGGCTGCGCGCTCTCTGTTGCTCGCCgatcttcttcctctccatggCTTCCCGCAGGAAGCTGTCATCATAATCGTCTCGCCCGCCCCTGGCACCGCCGCCATGCCGGCGATCCCTCTCCAGGTCCATTAGATCGTCACGGCTGCGGCTGCGTCTCCCTGGGAGCCCACCATagccccctccctctccccgcCGACGATCATCAGGAGAGTAGTCACGACGCCTGCGGTCGTCCAAGTCGCGGTTGTGGCCACTGCGAGCACTGCTGCTCCACCCGTCATCCGAGCtacacagacaaaaagcagcaaattgagGGGAACAGAAACATAGTGGGGCTATTTCTGTGTCATCAAGTGAGTTAAGTTTAAACTTGAGCTTAAAGTTTAAAGCAGTTAGCCCAGCTGGTGGATCTAGAAGTCACCAAACTACACTAAATCTGAGGTTTATGAGGTTATGCTGCACACATTGTGTGAAATATCGTTGAACTCTGATTCATTGCCAATTTAACTTCATTCCCACAGATTATACTCTAAAAAGCCACAGTGAAGTTGAAGTTTCATAATTTTGAGGTTACCAAAAATACTTTGGAAATTTTTGTGGATACCCACAAAACAAATTGTATTTTGCATTCTCTCTTGTAGAGGGTCCCATCCCAGccatgcaaagaaaaaaaactaattcagCACCACCTTCCTCCTGATCCTGCCTCCATCTAATACAAGTTAACTGGTGTAAATCAGATCACAGAAGTCGTCCTAAAACCAAACTATCAAGTGTAATATTAGCTATTGCCAGTTTCGCTGGTCCCGTTAGACAGCACGACCAAAAGAAGCATTAATCATGTGAATGAGTCAAAGCTTAGTGGATACTAGTTAGAAAGATGTCTTGCTCAGACAAATAAGCCTCACCCTCTCCTGCCTCTGGGCTCATCCGGGCGCCGGTGCGGTGGGTAGTCATCTCGGCTGTAGTGCCGTCCGATGTCGTCAAGGTTGTCCATGGAGCGGGCACGTACACGATCTCCCATGTGCCCTCCACGACGCGGGTAGTCGTCACGACGGTGGCCTTGCTGGGAAACACTGCTGATGGTGCTCATGGCTTCATCCCGGTCATAGACCGTGGCCAGAGGGGGCGGCTGGGAACGACCGCCACGGGCTCGAGGATCCAAGCCATCATGCAGGGAACTGACTTCACTCATATTATCCACTGAGGGAAGAAAACCAGAGTAGAGGAGGTGATAAGTAGACCAGAGCAAATTTAATAGTGTCTGGTTGTGTGATAAGCAGACTAAAAAAGGGGGGGGGAATAATTGACACTTAAAGTGTGTCACAcctggtttgttttgtttggcttGTATGTTCTCCCTTTATCAGAAGGAGCAGTTTGCAGCTTGTGTGGAAAAACACTACAGTCTAGATTACAGTCAGATTAGTAGTTTCTACAAATACCATTACACACTGCTCAGGCTCTAAGCAGAAAACCCTAAGCCTTAGGGTTTTCCCCTCCACCATCAACTAGCTAATGGGACTCTTTCGGAACTTCTCTTTACTCTGTAAAGGGTAGTCAACTGGAATAATACACACTGACTGTGGCTCTTTACAGTTGTTCAGTCCACAGTCATCtcaacacacactttaaagtCTGGACGCAGTCCATTCATTCAGTGGCTGCAATGTCAGTTCATTTGGAGCTGTAGCAGGAATATGAACTATTTTGTTATGTTAGTTCAGACTTCGGAATCCgtgtcagcagagagcagagcgaTGAGTCAGTATTTCTGTGGAATCCAACTGTGACAAAATCATATCCTCGGATTATTTAGATTGTGTATGCCAAAGTAATGACCTCAAGGCTTCTGCCTGTTCTGCCTGCCGTAATACACAACAATGACTCAACATATATAAAGGCATAGATTATTAACCTTATAATGTGTTTGCATTAATTTGCCAATTGTTATTGTTGCCAATTAATTTGTCattgaaaacatattttagtaTTATAGAGAAATCTATTTCAACCATTATCATGAAGCTCATGTCAAGATGACACATTCCTAACATTTCTAAAGTCaggagatgtaaaaaaaaaaaaaaatgtgtatcaCATCCTATTCGATGTCCTGAGTTTTAAAGTGATATACCTATCTTATTCCTTCCACTCTGTATAAAATAGGCTGAATAAATGAGCCAAACTAAGGAAGTCAAAAAGAGTGAACTCAACAACAATCTGGAGGAAATGTGAATTAGACACAGTCAGCTGTTAAGTGGTTGCCACCAATTCTGGACACCTTTCCCCTCtagttgatttattttctcccaCAGTAGCCTGGGGCACAGATGGGAGCTAACTGTGACCAGAATAGATAGCAGGAAGTGATCAGTCACTCACTGCGGTTGTAGTTGGCAGGTCTGGACGGGTCCAGGTTGGACAGCTCCCTCTCCATGTAGTAAATGGCACGAGTGGCGTTCCCGTCAGGGTTCACCTGAATACGATACCCACTGCGAGCTGGTGAAAAGACGAGAGGATGCCAGATTTCACTGCATACACTGAATCCATATGTTTTGAGCATAACTGAGTACCTGCACACTGTTGATTTAATATGTATCTGGCCCACTGAAATAACCTGTGGACTAGTAGCTCTTACATTTTATTGTTCATGCAAAAAAGGttcaaaatcaaatcagagTATCGGATCAGTTCAGGACATCTCTATTTTCACCCAACTACAGGTTTTCCTGAGCCAAATAGCAATAGGAAAGAAATGATGGATCTGCATACAGAACATAGAAAACTGTACAGTGGAACCATAATCACCTAATCACATTCATGTATGGTAGGATATTCCTATCACAGGGGAGGTTCAAGTACAATTCAAAAAAAGACCTGTACAAACTCTATAAATGAGTCACAAaagaagcaataaaacaaacactcgTTCTGTTGAGGAAACAGGGAGGACGTCATGGATTAAGAAGGCACTAGGGGGCACCAAGAGTCATGGAAAAATGTCAACTACTCATAACGAACTGAAAAGACGAAGTGGAAGAAAAGTGGAATATCAcagtgtctctttttttccaagtgGTCAAGTGCCCAGAAACATGGAAaatcataaattaaaaaaaatcttaaatgcTAATTAAAAATCTATGTGTCCAAGTGTGAACATCACTCTAAATTGACATGTTTTGCAGTGCAGACTACAAAGATTTAAAGAAGTTGCAGGGTTTGGATGCATGTGCTCGAGCTTCTTATTTTCTCTCCCATTTACTCACTGTGGTCGGCTCCACTGTCTTGGTCATGCAGCAGAGGCACCTGGGAGCCCTGTCCAACTACACAGACAATAAAGCAAATTCAAACAAGGACTTGACAAAGCTCAGCACTAAACAAATTAGCAGGGACATTACGCAATGTCACCACATACATTTTCAGTTTAGTTCAGGGTAGCTTTTTCTCCACCCACACCCACTCAACACATTCTGAGAAATGCCACAGAGGTGTCAAAGCAGCTGCTCTTGAATCAGAAGCAAAAAAACATGTGGTTTTGATTGAAGTATCTCTCACCAGAGCTGGCACCATCATATTCACGACTGTAACCATTCTGTGGCGGTGGAGCCACAGCTCCGTTGGGTAGAGGAAGCAGGGGCAAACCAGGATGGTTCATCAGCTGACCACTGTATGCTGGCTGAGCGTACATACTGGGAGCATAGAGCGTGGGAGCATATTGACTGGGCACACCTTTCTTCACTGCCTTTCCTGCTTCGTACACTGCAATATAATATAAGGGACACAGTCGGTTAAAGTGGATAAAACATGATTGTTTGGAACAGTAGAGACACCCCATGTTGTGAGTTGgggtgacaaaaaaaattaatacaCAGAAACGGTCTGAGGCCAATATTCACTTGCAACTTGCAACTTGCAACTTGGGTGTCAGTAGCCAACAAAGCTATTTGCATCCGGGTTGGAACAGCCAATGTTgttatttacacccaggtgtatGTTGTACCTACCtaccttttatatttatatttgacttattatttcaaCCTAAACCATGATCTTTACCTAAACCAAAGCAACTACAAACTGATAATTACAGAGGAAAATTGAAACGTTTTGAAAGAATTTTCTTTAGACAATTGGTCTCACACAGGACTCAAAGCCTGGATGTCTGGTTAAAAGTCCTGTATTTGATCcatttccatccatctctgCCTGTGGAATTAATCAGTGTTTATACTACGCAACTTCAGGTATAGAAAGCTGAATAGCAGTTGCTAAACTCTGCCTATAGCTCCGTAGTTTAGCTATAGGCAGCAGAGGCACCTCAGTTCAGCACTAAAATTAGCACAACATACGACATAGGTTTCAGTTGAGTAGCTTTTTCTGGGAACAACCACTCAACACATTCTATTTCTTCAGCAAGACAAAGGCTGCTTCATGTa
The nucleotide sequence above comes from Pempheris klunzingeri isolate RE-2024b chromosome 8, fPemKlu1.hap1, whole genome shotgun sequence. Encoded proteins:
- the lsr gene encoding lipolysis-stimulated lipoprotein receptor isoform X2, with translation MFWTLIIAALMATESTMAISVQCPTKRYIVILFQPVTLTCNYQTTATQPPVITWKYKSYCRDPIQAALNPSSAENVLSQNNPNYDPNIECADSQRTVRIVASKMGNAVTLGSDYQGRKISIINNADLNIAQTAWGDSGVYMCSVISSQDLSGNGEDYTELIVLDWLLVVLVVLGFLLLLLLIGICWCQCCPHTCCCYISCPCCPDRCCCPRALYEAGKAVKKGVPSQYAPTLYAPSMYAQPAYSGQLMNHPGLPLLPLPNGAVAPPPQNGYSREYDGASSVGQGSQVPLLHDQDSGADHTRSGYRIQVNPDGNATRAIYYMERELSNLDPSRPANYNRMDNMSEVSSLHDGLDPRARGGRSQPPPLATVYDRDEAMSTISSVSQQGHRRDDYPRRGGHMGDRVRARSMDNLDDIGRHYSRDDYPPHRRPDEPRGRRGSDDGWSSSARSGHNRDLDDRRRRDYSPDDRRRGEGGGYGGLPGRRSRSRDDLMDLERDRRHGGGARGGRDDYDDSFLREAMERKKIGEQQRARSRERLNSESDRSDRGRAPRGPPPLPQNPPSGYPGRRDDYPPPLPPPYSDDESLSSSKKSNLRKNGAVSRESLVV
- the lsr gene encoding lipolysis-stimulated lipoprotein receptor isoform X1, which encodes MFWTLIIAALMATESTMAISVQCPTKRYIVILFQPVTLTCNYQTTATQPPVITWKYKSYCRDPIQAALNPSSAENVLSQNNPNYDPNIECADSQRTVRIVASKMGNAVTLGSDYQGRKISIINNADLNIAQTAWGDSGVYMCSVISSQDLSGNGEDYTELIVLERKSNTTDLLPGIDLLVMEDWLLVVLVVLGFLLLLLLIGICWCQCCPHTCCCYISCPCCPDRCCCPRALYEAGKAVKKGVPSQYAPTLYAPSMYAQPAYSGQLMNHPGLPLLPLPNGAVAPPPQNGYSREYDGASSVGQGSQVPLLHDQDSGADHTRSGYRIQVNPDGNATRAIYYMERELSNLDPSRPANYNRMDNMSEVSSLHDGLDPRARGGRSQPPPLATVYDRDEAMSTISSVSQQGHRRDDYPRRGGHMGDRVRARSMDNLDDIGRHYSRDDYPPHRRPDEPRGRRGSDDGWSSSARSGHNRDLDDRRRRDYSPDDRRRGEGGGYGGLPGRRSRSRDDLMDLERDRRHGGGARGGRDDYDDSFLREAMERKKIGEQQRARSRERLNSESDRSDRGRAPRGPPPLPQNPPSGYPGRRDDYPPPLPPPYSDDESLSSSKKSNLRKNGAVSRESLVV